The window CTAATGAGCTCAAAAATCTCTGAAAGTAAGAAATGTTTTCTTGTAAGGAATTTGCTTTTTGAGGACTTTTACGAGGTATTTTAGAACAATGTGGAGTAGGTCTTTTGCCATGGCGCTGAAAACTGTACTGTTTGCGTCAGAACCTCATATTTTGGTAGCTTAATGATGCGATCTTACTCATCTTGCCAGATATTGTCCTTTTACAGGCTGTTGAAAGGTGGCTTGTTGATAGAGCAGTTTTACCTATTGAGAATTCTTTAGGAGGGAGTATTCACAGGAATTATGATCTGTTACTTCGACACCGGTTGCATATTGTTGGAGAAGTCAAGCTTGCAATCAGACATTGCTTGTTGGCTAACCCTGATGCTAACCTTGAAGAACTTAAGAGGGTTCTGAGCCATCCACAGGTATGTTTTTTCGCCTGctaatatgatttttcaaacactttagttaCTATATTCATTTTATCCTTGCTAATGCTTCAGGCTCTTGCACAATGTGAGAACACATTAACAAAGTTGGGCCTTGTTCGAGAAGCTGTTGATGATACTGCTGGCGCAGCAAAGGTATCTGTTCAGTAGATTGGTTGTTCTTCTATGTTGGCTTAAAGTCATGTTACCAGTGAAATGCTCTATATCTTCAATAAGATGACTGTTTCAGTTACTTTCTTCTTGAAAGTGCTTGAATTTAATTCCGGAGAAATTCTGTTGATAACAATGCAGAAGTTTTTGCAAATGATCATCGGCTTCAGATTGTCTTAGATTAACACAACTGAAAGTTTATCTTGCGCATTCTTAAGTTTTAGACACTGTAATCAAGTTTTCTTGATGTTGTTTGGTTGATTTAATTGCTCCTCTTCTTTACATCTCCAATCCCCAGTTTATTGCTTTCCACAAACTCAAAGATGCAGGGGCAGTTGCTAGTGAGACCGCTGCTAGGATCTATGGCTTGAATATTCTTGCCCGGGATATACAGGTTGATAACAGAGAAATAAAGTTCTCTGAGTGACTATTTATAAGACCAGATTAACATGTATGGGTTGATTTATTGATGCACCTTGCCTTCCAGGATGATTCCGATAACATCACTCGATTCTTAATGTTAGCTAGGGAGCCTATCATTCCTGGCATTGATAAACCGTTTAAGGTTAGCAATATTGCACACCTACTAtcgattgaaagaaaaaatgtgaTAACTTAATTAAGTTAATTTTGCATCTGAAAAGTGTCAGCTTTCCACCCCTTTGATTGGTTCATATTTCTTCATTGTTAGACAAGTATAGTCTTCTCACTTGAGGAAGGCCCTGGGGAGCTTTTCAAGGCCCTTGCTGTTTTTGCTATGAGGAATATCAACCTTACTAAGGTGAGTTCCAGTTCtctttcaattttgattgggCTATTGGGCATGGCTGTGGACTTTATCTATTTGTGGTGTTAGTGATGTTTCCTCCTCAACCCAGATTGAAAGCCGACCTTTACCAAAGCAGGCATTGCGAGCATTTGTTGACAGTGTTAGGTATGTCCAATAAGTTTCCTATTGAGTTTTTTTAAGTGCAATTTTGCATCAATAAAGCTGATTATGAGTGAATAGCAACTTCCAATCTGCACCTGTCCCATTCTTTCAAGAGCACTTATCTTCATATACCGGGTTTTGTTCTGATGCAGAAACTTCCCCTACCTTTTTTATGTTGATTTTGAAGCATCCATGGCTGATCAAAATGCCCAATATGCTCTTGGTCATTTAGAGGTGCAGTTTGCTTCAAACTTGATGCTCTGTGTTTTCAGTCTGATAAGAACATTGAAGTgaaattttcttgaatgttATGTACTCTTGAGGAGATCTCATATGGAAATTGGATGCCCTTACAGGAGTTTGCTACGTTCTTGAGAGTGCTGGGTAGTTATCCTGCAGACACTGGCACTCCATGAGTGACCTTACCGCCTGGTATTCTTCCAATAGTTAAAGTATATCATTAATTAGATTAATGCACTGATGTCATTTGCTAAATGACATGTGAATATGGCTCCATTAATGTGACTGAAAGCAGATATATTTTCGTCGTATCTACTTCTTTGGTTGTGTCTATGGTAAGAAAGCTTAGATGTCTGTCATCATGTAAACTTAAGAGTCAGTACATGATATCATCAAATCAACAGTGTCAATTTGGATTAGAGGTGATGATCTGGGACAATTTGGCTAAAAGTCGATTGATTAATTAAAAGATTTAGCAAGGGTTGTAAGATTATCTTTGCTGCTTAAAGGAGGATAGCTTTGCTAGGGACTTCTAATGAAAGGGTATTAGCCTAGTTGTGGGCTTTTGAGCATGATCAGATCTGGTAAATGTGATAATAGACTAAAGCTTTTCTATCAGTTAAGAGTATTTGCACTTGTGGTTATGCTGAGCAAAATGCAAGCTTCATATTATGACAATGTCATGGGAGAGGAATATTTAAGAGAGAGCCAAGATAATTTGAATATCATCATTTGGTTCCTTTTGAAGATGAGATATAAAGATTCCATAATTTCAAAGAAGATGAATGAAAAGACTCTTTTGGATGGGTACCTGTCTTGGGCTCTGATTGACTGACTGACCGATTTTCGAGAACTTGGAATTTGGTTAAGCATTACTTGTGATTCTGCAATATCTCTGTCACGATGGAAAGCCTTTTACTTTTGCTGCTTATATTTTGGATGCGCTTGTAAGTACGTGTCCTTGGGCACTGTGTGTTCTGACATTCGGTTAATCCTTCCATTTCCTCTGGAAGTTCTTCTTCAGTTTTGTTTGGGCTTTTCGGAAGAGTTCAGTCCTTTCCGTGCACAGATGTTGTCATGATGGCTTTTTTCAGTAAAAGGCTCCTCTTATTTTTTGTACTTCTCATCATTGTTTTCAATCTTTAAGGCCTCATTGAACTCTCTTTTAGGTGATACAACTTACGAGCACGCCAAATACAGACAGGAGTGATTCTTGAACTTTCACATGGATACATCTACAAAATCTGTATCTGGTGCAGCAGTCCATGTAGTCATCCTCCGGAGGTTAATGCGCTGGATGCTAAATTTGGCAATTCTTTCTCTTCTTGTCAGAAGGATGAATTCACctcaaatttctttcttttcttttttgtttcttttttatttctttaaaaaattggCAATTCTTTATTTGTAATCTCTTTGTTAGACAGGTATTCACCTTATATTGTTTCCTTTCTTGGTGCCTTTTTCACTTAGGCCTATTTTTCCTCTTTGTTGTCGGCTTTATTGATCCAaatatgaaaagaaagaaaattagccTATTTGGCATTTTTCCTGCCCTTTGTTTTCCAAGTATGCAATTTGCACTTCTTACCGACGCGATTCTTACATTTACAGCAACTTTGACCATAAAAAAGTGTCTTTGACATTGCGCTATAAGGCAATCAAAACAGAGAACCAAAGCAAAGATCAAACGCGGGGCTAGAAGGTTTTTCATGATTTAATAATAGGAGCCAAGAATGCACTTAAAGATTGATTCAAgtttaccaattaattgatttTCAAGTATCAAAAAGGCTAaccctatttttcttttttttccatgcAAATAGAGCGGAAGATTTTGCTGGAAATACGTTTCCTCTATAGAAAATTTACAGTGAGCTCTAAATTCATTCAGCTGCACAGAATTGCTTAATAGCCTACTATGAATTGTGCAATTTTACACTAGGTTTGGTGGGGTGCGCCTGGCCAAGGCAGTAGTGTAACGCCAAGGCGACGCGCGAGAGGCCCGATAGCAAGCTACCGTGATGGCCcctcccccttaaaaaattgAGTTAATATCGTGTGGGCCGATGGCCCACGTATCAGATATTAAACTGATAAGAACAGATACTACACTTGATCTTAGCCAAAAGGCCGAGAAAGGTATGCTTTCCTTTGTGTTGGATTAGCGTATTTATAGTGCTGGTACGCTCCTCGTCCTCCTTACCGAGCCGATGTGGGACTTGTTGGCGATAGCACATGACTGACTGGGAAATTTGTACCGTCAACATAGCAAAATACAGAATGGAAGCAAAAGAAAGGCCAAAAGAATCCAATCGTGAAAGTTTCAGAAGGATTTGTTATTCAGAAGGTACGGATGGATAAAACACGAACAACTTATTGTTATAATTACGGGATAAATGGGACTTTAGCCCAAAAGTCTTCAACCCTGAGAAGTACTCTCAAGTCTCCAACCAAGCATGTCGAGTTCATGTTACACATAAAACAGAATCCTATAGTGCATAGATCCAAACACCAAATCAAATTTGCAATAGGCGTCTGACTTGAAATCCGAAGTCAGTGgaacaagaggaagaaaatgtatGCGAAAGTAAAAATTGCAATAAGCAAGACACAAAAAATTCTTTTTGGGGGGTAAAAACTAGGGCAGAAAAGTTATAATCAGCGTGCAAGCCCGATCGTACGTCTTAGTAGCACCTTTACCACTTCACCGTTGGACTCTTTTTTGTTAGTCCCAGAATCTCGCTACTCGCCTAGACACAGCAGATGGAGTGATCCTTCCAAAACCTGAGAACTAAAATTTCTTCGCCTCGTTTGCTGCTCTGCAGCAGGTTTGCACCAGCAGCATGCAGCTTCTTTTGCACATAAAACTCTATACTGCATGGACCCAAAGTGTCGCAGCTAATTTTGCTATAGGTAACCCGACTAGATTGCTGAAGCGGTGGAGGTAGAGGAAGAATTAAGTAGATCAACGACAATTGCAAAATAAAGTCTGCTAAGCCAGAAAATATTGCTGAATTAAAATCCATTATTGAACATTTAATGAGGCATATCAGATCCAAAAAATGGCTCGTAACAAGCATAACATGACAAACTAGAAGTATCGAACAAGTTAAAACAATTGAATCACATAAGCTACTGCTGTTTCTGCATTAATACAAAGAGCTTGGACCTCTAGAACACATGACCGCTGGCCATTACCTGGATCTGATCCAGGAGAAAAGTTTACATCAAAATCCGCACGCGTTGTGTATTAGTATACAAGCAAAATATCACATCTTTAATAGCCAATTCAAGAAAGGCAGACATTAATGCTTCACCATTAGACTTCTGATTAGTTCCAGAATCTCACTACGCAGCTCAGATATGGCAGATGGAGTGATATGCTCCAAATCTGAGAACCACCACCTCTTTTTATCCTTTGGTGTAGTATGTTCGTACCAGTTGCATATTGCTCTTGCAAAGGCTATAACATACAAGCCACAGTCATGACCATTAGCTTGCTTTGGAGTATTAGAACACTCCATGTACGTAACGCCATCAGAGATATAAGGAAAAATAGCCCTATAGAGCCGACTGGCATGGGAACTGTTCATGCAACTCGAGCTGCTATCGTGATGGATGAAAACCTTAGC is drawn from Coffea arabica cultivar ET-39 chromosome 1c, Coffea Arabica ET-39 HiFi, whole genome shotgun sequence and contains these coding sequences:
- the LOC113728162 gene encoding arogenate dehydratase 2 isoform X2; protein product: MAATTGKSPVSSSFVQKLNPRTSYCYQDSYSTINLPRRLRRIHSQACNNISSSSDQVPDSVHKQAKAIELQKLIDDDSRDSSISLPRPLTSASLSNLATEGSRLRVAYQGVRGAYSESAAEKAYPNCEAVPCEQFDTAFEAVERWLVDRAVLPIENSLGGSIHRNYDLLLRHRLHIVGEVKLAIRHCLLANPDANLEELKRVLSHPQALAQCENTLTKLGLVREAVDDTAGAAKFIAFHKLKDAGAVASETAARIYGLNILARDIQDDSDNITRFLMLAREPIIPGIDKPFKTSIVFSLEEGPGELFKALAVFAMRNINLTK
- the LOC113728162 gene encoding arogenate dehydratase 2 isoform X1, with product MAATTGKSPVSSSFVQKLNPRTSYCYQDSYSTINLPRRLRRIHSQACNNISSSSDQVPDSVHKQAKAIELQKLIDDDSRDSSISLPRPLTSASLSNLATEGSRLRVAYQGVRGAYSESAAEKAYPNCEAVPCEQFDTAFEAVERWLVDRAVLPIENSLGGSIHRNYDLLLRHRLHIVGEVKLAIRHCLLANPDANLEELKRVLSHPQALAQCENTLTKLGLVREAVDDTAGAAKFIAFHKLKDAGAVASETAARIYGLNILARDIQDDSDNITRFLMLAREPIIPGIDKPFKTSIVFSLEEGPGELFKALAVFAMRNINLTKIESRPLPKQALRAFVDSVRNFPYLFYVDFEASMADQNAQYALGHLEEFATFLRVLGSYPADTGTP